In the genome of Nitrospira japonica, one region contains:
- a CDS encoding YncE family protein yields the protein MDRCSLIAIQPILISAFLLSLSGCSGGGSESGDAGAPAVAAPSLNVVSGSVQAPAGQIAFFRQKGFGDVFVSEAYAALTGLANVPDNTVVQLARLNSTATTFNVLSTTTTLGGRYAFNLATLGLQPANDFIVRVAGPGGKEMRAFVVGTVADISPVSEAACQLILEALGSGSLTNLTIQEVSDIHNAVGLIAALQGTGTVTSVDQAVRLVKAAINGNAQIAGYVASTGAIGQTTQGPGDIGNFFPFRQGNFWEYQKTTSTIGKSVQMFSNTFAVPGTKVINNLETTVVRQSNPENNGRSEEAYILKDASGITAYGSNDSTDTLTSQVVPYRAVHFPLPLGNPFVALNRRRVTVAGEPFDLTDEIQAVGFENVKVVAGEFLKTLKMERTQVLLVPETNTAIVRGKETSWFAQNIGEIKRTLIVQGGGQTETETEELVRSVVDGVENSQGVQIRKLALKTNDLVYDEARNTIYASVPGNPGKIISLDPSTGALGRSIDVGNQPNKLAISHNGQLLYVGLDGEAAIRRVDLVGFMAELLIPLGSNPVPGCGAVVVGDIEPLPGVPNAIAVSKYHSGCTPRFSELVIYDDGIQRPNIVQQVNPGGVRILADFIEFSNSPSVLYAFDGASPQLFRFSITSDGLALSTVANISPGAIVRDLQFNGNMLYTDTGHIIDPGSGVVLGQFPGTPAGGALVRPDVTIGRTFFLPSTAGSCGPINLLAYDQVSFHPIASNQIQGLNCPFGFIDTSSLIRWGANGLAFRTFEGDVVILRVPVKE from the coding sequence ATGGACAGGTGCAGTCTCATTGCGATTCAGCCCATTCTCATTTCTGCTTTCCTCCTATCTCTTTCGGGCTGTTCTGGCGGAGGAAGTGAGAGTGGTGATGCAGGAGCACCGGCTGTCGCGGCACCTTCTCTAAATGTTGTTTCAGGATCAGTCCAAGCACCGGCCGGGCAGATAGCTTTCTTTAGGCAGAAAGGTTTCGGAGATGTATTTGTCTCAGAGGCCTATGCTGCTCTAACAGGGCTCGCTAACGTACCCGATAACACGGTTGTTCAGTTAGCAAGACTCAATTCCACTGCGACGACCTTCAATGTGTTGTCAACCACCACAACCTTGGGAGGACGGTATGCGTTCAATCTCGCCACCCTTGGGTTGCAACCTGCAAACGATTTTATCGTTCGAGTAGCTGGTCCGGGTGGAAAGGAGATGCGCGCGTTCGTCGTTGGAACAGTTGCTGATATCAGCCCCGTATCTGAAGCGGCATGTCAGCTAATCCTTGAGGCACTGGGCAGTGGATCATTGACGAATCTCACCATTCAGGAAGTATCCGACATCCACAACGCCGTTGGATTAATCGCCGCATTGCAGGGCACGGGGACCGTCACGTCAGTTGACCAGGCGGTGCGGTTAGTCAAGGCAGCGATAAACGGAAACGCACAGATCGCGGGATATGTGGCCTCTACAGGAGCAATCGGACAAACGACACAGGGACCAGGGGACATTGGGAATTTCTTTCCCTTTAGACAAGGGAATTTCTGGGAATATCAGAAGACGACATCAACAATCGGGAAATCAGTACAGATGTTCAGCAATACGTTCGCCGTACCAGGTACGAAAGTCATCAATAATCTTGAGACCACGGTAGTCCGTCAAAGCAATCCCGAGAACAATGGACGTTCGGAGGAAGCTTACATCTTGAAAGATGCGAGCGGAATCACTGCTTATGGAAGCAATGATTCCACAGACACGCTGACTTCCCAAGTGGTACCGTACCGAGCCGTTCATTTTCCATTGCCACTCGGAAATCCATTTGTCGCTTTGAACAGAAGGCGAGTGACAGTTGCTGGAGAGCCCTTCGATCTGACGGATGAAATTCAAGCCGTAGGTTTCGAGAATGTCAAAGTTGTGGCTGGAGAGTTCTTGAAGACGTTGAAAATGGAAAGAACACAGGTTCTCCTGGTTCCAGAGACCAATACAGCTATTGTCCGTGGGAAGGAAACTTCTTGGTTCGCACAGAACATCGGTGAAATAAAGAGAACGTTGATCGTTCAGGGTGGGGGTCAGACTGAAACCGAGACGGAAGAACTCGTGCGCTCCGTGGTCGATGGTGTGGAGAATTCACAAGGTGTACAAATCAGAAAATTGGCACTCAAGACGAACGATCTCGTATATGACGAAGCAAGGAACACAATCTATGCCTCTGTTCCGGGAAATCCTGGCAAGATCATAAGTCTGGATCCTTCGACAGGAGCATTAGGGCGATCCATTGACGTGGGCAATCAGCCCAACAAGCTCGCAATCTCGCATAACGGTCAATTGCTCTATGTCGGGTTAGATGGGGAGGCGGCGATCCGACGAGTCGATTTGGTTGGGTTTATGGCCGAACTCCTCATACCCCTTGGTTCCAATCCGGTACCTGGTTGTGGTGCGGTTGTGGTTGGGGATATCGAACCTCTTCCGGGGGTCCCCAATGCAATAGCGGTATCCAAGTACCATTCCGGCTGCACCCCACGATTTAGTGAATTGGTCATTTATGATGACGGGATACAGCGTCCCAACATAGTCCAGCAAGTCAATCCGGGCGGTGTGAGGATTCTAGCCGACTTCATTGAGTTCTCAAACTCACCAAGCGTGTTATACGCTTTCGATGGTGCGAGTCCTCAATTGTTTCGGTTCTCAATTACCAGCGACGGCCTGGCTCTTTCCACGGTAGCAAACATTTCTCCGGGAGCTATTGTCAGAGATCTGCAGTTTAACGGCAACATGCTTTATACGGATACGGGGCACATCATCGATCCTGGTTCAGGAGTGGTGCTAGGCCAGTTTCCAGGTACTCCAGCTGGAGGAGCTCTAGTGAGACCCGATGTAACGATTGGTCGAACGTTCTTCTTGCCGAGCACTGCTGGAAGCTGCGGGCCAATTAACCTTCTTGCGTATGATCAAGTCAGCTTTCACCCTATCGCGTCGAATCAGATTCAAGGACTAAATTGTCCATTTGGATTTATAGATACGAGTAGTCTTATTCGTTGGGGAGCTAACGGTCTGGCATTCAGGACATTTGAAGGGGATGTTGTCATTTTAAGAGTTCCAGTCAAGGAATAG
- a CDS encoding MASE1 domain-containing protein has protein sequence MVLLCSLVAGYVLAGKLGLQLATFHPSATPVWPPTGISLAAFLLLGYGVWPAIFLGAFTVNVTTAGSIVSSLGIATGNTLEGLVGAYLINRLANGRKLFEQQGDTLRFVLLAALISTTVSATFGVTTLSLGGYAAWEKYRVIWTTWWLGDAVGALIVTPAIILWALEPSLNWDRIRLLEIGLSISLLCFVTSIVFQSSQAMTGPNYPLAFLTLSILIWVAVRLGPRETVTAILLCAGIAIWGTLRGSGPFARIDQHESLLLLQAFIAVIAVTALVLAVGVSERRRAEQDLDELNQTLERRIQDRTSTLQATVEQLQEFDRLKSAFVGVVSHELRTPLTSIMILSENLLGELAGPLNEKQAHYASRIQFNADRLRHMLNELLNLSKIESGKVELHPTALSLHELLAEVVEVLQPLAQQKSIAMNIASMESLPNVRADRDKLYEVLANLLENAIKFTPSGGSVHIGAEVLDDRHIRMNVSDTGCGISEEHLPRIFDKFYRVQPNSGTGSGLGLAIAKGLVELHGGTLGVESVLGKGTDFYLTLPYTTSPSFPRATIDSTGSRDSLA, from the coding sequence GTGGTCCTGTTGTGCAGTCTTGTCGCAGGCTATGTTCTCGCCGGAAAGCTTGGCCTTCAACTGGCGACTTTTCATCCCAGTGCCACTCCGGTATGGCCTCCTACTGGAATCAGTCTGGCGGCCTTTCTTCTGCTGGGATATGGGGTGTGGCCGGCGATTTTTCTCGGAGCGTTTACGGTCAATGTCACCACGGCTGGTTCGATTGTCTCCTCTCTCGGAATCGCGACTGGAAATACCCTGGAGGGGCTCGTCGGCGCCTATCTGATCAACCGATTGGCGAACGGTCGCAAACTGTTCGAGCAACAAGGCGATACGCTGAGGTTTGTGCTTCTGGCGGCTCTGATCAGCACCACCGTGAGCGCAACGTTCGGAGTCACCACGCTCTCCCTGGGAGGGTATGCAGCCTGGGAAAAGTATCGTGTGATTTGGACGACCTGGTGGCTCGGCGATGCCGTTGGCGCGCTCATCGTCACCCCGGCAATCATTCTCTGGGCATTGGAGCCGTCGCTCAATTGGGATCGCATCCGACTGCTGGAAATAGGCCTCTCAATCTCGCTGCTCTGCTTCGTCACATCGATTGTGTTTCAGAGCAGCCAGGCAATGACCGGTCCTAACTATCCGCTCGCCTTCCTTACTCTCTCTATCTTGATATGGGTGGCGGTCCGGCTAGGGCCTCGTGAGACCGTCACCGCCATTCTGCTGTGTGCTGGGATCGCCATCTGGGGCACGTTGCGAGGCTCCGGTCCCTTTGCCCGTATCGATCAACATGAAAGCTTGTTGCTGTTACAGGCTTTTATCGCCGTCATTGCCGTCACGGCATTGGTATTAGCCGTCGGCGTGTCCGAACGTCGACGCGCGGAACAGGATCTTGATGAGTTGAACCAAACCCTGGAACGAAGGATTCAGGATCGAACAAGCACCCTCCAAGCGACGGTCGAGCAGCTTCAAGAGTTCGATCGGCTGAAAAGTGCCTTTGTCGGCGTCGTCTCTCATGAATTACGGACCCCGCTGACCTCGATCATGATCCTTTCGGAGAACTTGCTGGGCGAACTGGCGGGTCCATTAAATGAGAAGCAGGCGCACTATGCCTCCCGAATCCAATTCAATGCAGACCGGCTCAGGCACATGTTGAATGAATTGCTGAACCTGTCAAAAATTGAATCCGGCAAGGTGGAGCTTCACCCAACGGCGCTGTCGCTTCACGAACTACTCGCCGAGGTCGTCGAAGTTTTACAGCCTCTCGCTCAGCAAAAGTCGATCGCAATGAACATAGCCTCCATGGAGAGTCTCCCCAACGTTCGCGCGGATCGGGACAAACTCTACGAGGTGCTCGCCAATTTACTCGAGAATGCGATTAAATTTACGCCATCGGGTGGCAGTGTTCATATCGGGGCAGAGGTCTTGGACGATCGGCATATCAGGATGAACGTCTCGGATACAGGGTGTGGCATCTCCGAAGAGCATCTCCCCAGGATCTTTGACAAGTTTTATCGGGTACAGCCGAACTCTGGGACCGGATCTGGCCTAGGGCTCGCCATTGCGAAAGGGCTCGTGGAGTTGCATGGGGGAACCCTTGGAGTGGAGAGCGTTCTAGGAAAAGGGACTGACTTCTACCTCACTCTCCCCTATACAACCTCTCCTTCCTTCCCCCGTGCAACAATAGACTCGACCGGCAGTCGGGATAGCCTAGCCTAG
- a CDS encoding class I SAM-dependent methyltransferase encodes MKVLNLGCGTKTSPKAINIDWSIYLTIKSNYFFRLCSPIVLGEDRRNKLRGLDRSILVHDIRKGLPFHDRSVDAVYHSHMFEHIDRSKAPVFLQEVKRVLVSGGIHRIVVPDLEYLARAYLQHVAQVKDDPSSACDHERYVSEMIEQMVRREAYGTRHQPFLRRALENLLLGDARARGETHQWMYDQCNLAHLLRENGFGNIRVRSFNNSAIPDWQSFGLEVKEDGSEYKPQSLYMEATA; translated from the coding sequence ATGAAGGTCTTAAATTTAGGTTGCGGCACCAAGACCAGCCCGAAGGCGATCAATATCGATTGGTCGATTTATCTGACGATCAAGAGTAACTATTTTTTTAGATTGTGCTCGCCCATCGTTCTGGGCGAGGACAGGCGAAACAAGCTTCGCGGGTTGGACCGCTCAATTCTGGTTCATGACATTCGGAAGGGCTTGCCGTTTCACGATCGCAGCGTCGATGCGGTGTACCATTCCCATATGTTCGAACATATAGACCGGAGCAAGGCTCCTGTATTTTTGCAGGAAGTCAAACGAGTCTTGGTTTCCGGCGGCATTCACCGAATTGTGGTCCCGGACTTGGAGTATTTGGCTCGTGCCTATTTGCAGCATGTCGCACAGGTCAAGGACGATCCCAGTTCGGCTTGCGATCATGAACGATACGTTTCAGAGATGATTGAACAAATGGTTCGAAGAGAGGCGTATGGGACGAGACACCAGCCGTTCCTCCGGAGAGCGCTTGAAAATCTTCTCTTAGGAGATGCGCGCGCGAGAGGGGAGACCCATCAATGGATGTATGACCAATGCAACCTGGCTCACCTGCTTCGAGAGAATGGCTTTGGCAATATTCGAGTGCGGAGCTTCAATAACAGCGCGATCCCTGACTGGCAGTCGTTCGGCCTCGAGGTCAAAGAGGACGGCTCTGAGTACAAGCCACAATCCTTATATATGGAAGCGACGGCTTGA
- a CDS encoding dihydrofolate reductase family protein, with protein sequence MRKVVVGAMVSMDGVMQAPGGPEEDPTGGFTFGGWTAVLGDDPVFGEALGKLFDEPFDLLLGRRTYEIFAAYWPYAEGGPSDDIARIFNRVTKYVATRKGMDLTWNGSRTLRDAVKDVAKLKQEDGPTLLTQGSTELVHALLSAGLVDEICTFTFPLLLGKGKRLFNADSQPRTFKLTHSAVSPNGLVAATYVRGGEVKTGTVGGPVEPSTAELARRERLRHED encoded by the coding sequence ATGCGTAAAGTAGTTGTCGGCGCGATGGTTTCCATGGACGGCGTCATGCAGGCCCCCGGCGGACCTGAGGAAGACCCCACCGGCGGCTTCACGTTCGGGGGCTGGACCGCTGTACTGGGAGACGATCCGGTTTTCGGCGAAGCGCTCGGGAAGTTGTTCGATGAGCCGTTCGACTTGCTGCTCGGACGACGCACCTATGAGATCTTCGCCGCCTACTGGCCCTACGCCGAGGGCGGGCCGTCCGACGACATCGCCAGGATTTTCAATCGCGTCACCAAGTACGTGGCGACGCGCAAGGGCATGGACCTGACCTGGAACGGCTCCAGAACACTACGCGATGCCGTCAAGGATGTGGCGAAACTGAAGCAAGAGGATGGCCCGACCCTCCTCACTCAAGGCAGCACGGAGCTCGTGCACGCGTTGCTTTCCGCCGGCCTTGTCGATGAGATCTGCACCTTCACCTTTCCCCTGCTGCTCGGCAAGGGCAAACGGCTGTTCAACGCCGACAGCCAGCCACGCACATTCAAATTGACGCACAGCGCCGTTTCGCCGAACGGACTCGTCGCCGCGACGTATGTGCGCGGTGGCGAAGTGAAGACAGGGACCGTCGGCGGGCCTGTCGAGCCCTCGACCGCCGAACTGGCACGCCGCGAGAGGCTGAGGCATGAAGACTAA
- a CDS encoding putative quinol monooxygenase — protein MPDNRVRVLARVTAKTSSVEQVRAILIALVDATRKEPGCISYEFLQNRSDPQEFVSVEEWESAVDEQAHFATEHLKNAIVGLTGHLAAEADIRRYSAVR, from the coding sequence ATGCCGGACAATCGAGTGAGAGTGCTGGCCAGAGTGACTGCGAAGACGAGCAGCGTGGAGCAGGTCCGCGCGATTCTGATCGCGCTCGTCGATGCGACCCGCAAGGAGCCGGGGTGTATCAGTTATGAGTTTCTTCAGAACCGATCGGATCCGCAAGAATTTGTGTCCGTCGAAGAGTGGGAGAGTGCTGTGGACGAGCAGGCGCATTTTGCCACCGAACACCTGAAGAATGCGATTGTGGGGCTGACGGGGCATCTCGCCGCCGAGGCGGATATCCGACGATATTCTGCCGTGAGATAG
- a CDS encoding cytochrome-c peroxidase, with product MLNRLTLGCILAAVLSLPGETRIPTASAEPLAACTAVSTPYQLKIPFGLEDDVKQYLPADNPLTVEKVELGKLLFFDSRLSRDNTISCASCHKPELAWTDGTKLSMGIGNQLSSRNSMTVINRLYGRAQLWHGKMATLEDQAKNPLTKAVRMGMPTADEEVAKLNAIKGYRERFQKVFCTNATMDGIAKAIAAFERTILSGNSPADRFDMGGEDTAISESAKRGLAVFQGKGRCTRCHSGFNFSDEEFHNLGIDWDRNSADLGRYSVERHPGTVGGFKTPTLREIARTAPYMHDGRFATLEEVVEFYDQGGITNPHLSNLIIPLRLTAQEKKDLVEYMRALNGDGWQVAGPTEFPQ from the coding sequence ATGCTGAACAGACTAACTTTGGGATGCATCCTTGCAGCGGTCCTGTCGCTCCCTGGAGAGACAAGAATACCCACTGCGAGCGCAGAACCACTTGCCGCCTGCACCGCCGTGAGCACGCCGTATCAGTTGAAAATTCCTTTCGGCCTCGAGGACGACGTCAAACAGTATCTGCCCGCGGACAATCCACTCACCGTCGAGAAGGTGGAATTGGGCAAACTGCTGTTCTTCGATTCACGCCTCTCCCGTGACAATACGATATCCTGCGCAAGCTGCCACAAACCGGAGCTGGCCTGGACCGATGGGACAAAGCTTTCGATGGGCATTGGCAACCAGCTCTCCTCTCGCAACAGCATGACCGTCATCAATCGCCTCTACGGCCGCGCCCAGCTCTGGCACGGTAAGATGGCGACCCTGGAAGACCAGGCGAAGAATCCGTTGACCAAAGCTGTGCGGATGGGTATGCCGACTGCCGACGAGGAAGTGGCGAAGCTGAACGCCATCAAGGGGTATCGGGAGCGGTTCCAAAAGGTGTTCTGCACCAATGCGACGATGGATGGAATCGCCAAGGCAATCGCGGCGTTCGAAAGGACCATTCTCTCCGGCAATAGTCCGGCCGATCGATTCGACATGGGCGGCGAGGACACGGCTATCTCGGAGTCAGCCAAGCGAGGGCTGGCTGTCTTTCAAGGCAAAGGTCGATGCACACGATGCCATTCCGGGTTTAATTTCAGCGACGAAGAATTCCACAATCTGGGTATCGACTGGGACCGGAACAGCGCCGACCTCGGAAGATATAGTGTCGAGAGACATCCCGGCACCGTGGGCGGATTCAAGACGCCGACCCTGAGGGAGATCGCCAGAACGGCGCCGTACATGCATGATGGACGCTTTGCGACGCTCGAAGAAGTCGTCGAATTCTATGACCAAGGCGGCATCACGAACCCGCATCTCTCAAATCTCATCATTCCGCTCCGGTTGACGGCGCAAGAAAAGAAGGATCTGGTCGAATATATGCGGGCGCTCAACGGGGACGGATGGCAAGTTGCTGGGCCGACTGAATTTCCTCAATGA
- a CDS encoding FKBP-type peptidyl-prolyl cis-trans isomerase, producing the protein MTEAASHGKVISLEYTVKLEDGQLVDTNVGQDPLTYTQGANQIIRGVEAAVEGMEIGQTKQAIVPPTEGYGDRDPNAVHEVPKEKVPQEAKVGTMLHGKDSSGRKIQPTVSAIKDDTVILDFNHPLAGKTLHFDLKVLNIS; encoded by the coding sequence ATGACTGAAGCCGCATCACATGGAAAAGTGATCTCCCTGGAGTACACCGTCAAGCTGGAAGACGGCCAACTGGTGGACACGAATGTGGGACAAGACCCTCTGACCTACACGCAAGGCGCCAATCAGATTATCCGGGGCGTCGAGGCGGCAGTGGAGGGCATGGAGATCGGACAAACCAAACAGGCTATTGTGCCTCCAACGGAAGGCTATGGCGATCGAGACCCAAACGCAGTCCATGAAGTGCCAAAAGAGAAGGTGCCTCAGGAAGCCAAGGTCGGCACCATGCTGCATGGGAAAGATTCGAGCGGCCGTAAGATCCAACCGACTGTATCGGCAATCAAGGACGATACAGTGATTCTAGACTTCAACCATCCGCTTGCGGGCAAGACCCTTCACTTCGATCTGAAGGTGCTGAACATCAGCTGA
- a CDS encoding DUF6010 family protein — protein MLPEPLAQQWAALLLAMIGGAYVGFAARDGRPGANHIELAGGLLFAGIGLAGLHFNPLLIAAGYVAHGFWDLVHHRHGPYAITPRWYIPFCVVYDWIIGAFLLIWWGVRLVR, from the coding sequence GTGCTACCCGAGCCGCTCGCTCAGCAATGGGCGGCGCTCTTGCTCGCCATGATCGGGGGAGCCTATGTGGGATTCGCCGCGCGAGACGGCCGGCCCGGCGCGAACCATATTGAGTTGGCCGGCGGCCTGCTCTTCGCCGGCATCGGGCTCGCAGGTCTGCACTTCAATCCCCTCTTGATCGCCGCAGGCTATGTCGCGCACGGGTTCTGGGATCTTGTTCATCATCGTCATGGTCCGTACGCGATCACGCCGCGTTGGTACATTCCATTTTGCGTCGTCTATGACTGGATTATCGGAGCGTTTCTGCTGATATGGTGGGGGGTGAGATTGGTGAGGTGA
- a CDS encoding Slp family lipoprotein, with translation MTMTARTSFYRWTSSLVVVVSVVVAIGCSSVPRRYIWMADTSVTLTSLSSDLPAHVGKVVLLGGTIVEEEQNEQYVFLHLKNRPLDQDYKPHRPPSLSGPEAGEYWVAVPQKQLPSNYQNWGRVTVAGRVTAERFQTEPVLLLLYMRGWDTSGKHNVWENIDPQYVPSSPLSVH, from the coding sequence ATGACGATGACCGCCCGTACCAGTTTCTATCGATGGACTTCCTCTCTCGTCGTAGTTGTCAGCGTCGTGGTTGCGATCGGGTGTTCTTCCGTGCCGCGGCGATATATCTGGATGGCCGATACGAGCGTCACGCTGACGAGTCTGAGTTCCGATCTGCCGGCCCACGTGGGAAAGGTCGTGCTCTTGGGAGGGACCATTGTCGAAGAGGAGCAGAACGAACAGTACGTGTTCCTGCACCTCAAGAATCGCCCGCTCGATCAGGATTACAAGCCTCATCGCCCGCCGAGTCTGAGCGGTCCGGAAGCCGGGGAATATTGGGTCGCGGTGCCGCAGAAACAGCTTCCGTCCAATTATCAAAACTGGGGACGCGTCACGGTGGCCGGACGAGTGACGGCTGAACGATTCCAAACCGAGCCGGTGCTGTTACTGCTGTACATGCGAGGCTGGGACACCAGCGGAAAGCACAACGTGTGGGAGAATATCGATCCTCAGTACGTTCCGTCCTCCCCGTTGTCGGTCCACTAG
- a CDS encoding class I SAM-dependent methyltransferase, with protein sequence MSITAEQVEAGQAVYSKSTLAIYDWLVLRFSNRLIWTCPSARILALYDRHVTGNHLDVGVGTGYFLDRCRFPNDRKRLGLMDLNPTCLDAAATRVARYRPEVYRANVLDPIGLEIPRFDSVSMTYLLHCLPGTIKRKSAVFRHLKPLLNRGGVMFGATLLSKGVDKSWAARRLMAFYNSKGIFTNDGDDLQGLRSILSEHLNAVTVEVVGCAALFSGRA encoded by the coding sequence ATGAGCATCACAGCGGAACAAGTCGAGGCCGGCCAAGCCGTCTATTCGAAGTCAACGCTGGCGATCTACGACTGGTTGGTGTTGCGATTCTCGAATCGGCTGATTTGGACATGTCCCTCGGCGCGAATTCTTGCTCTCTACGACCGGCATGTGACGGGAAATCATCTCGATGTCGGGGTGGGCACCGGCTACTTTCTCGATCGTTGCCGTTTTCCGAACGATCGCAAGCGGCTGGGCTTGATGGATTTGAACCCCACGTGCCTGGATGCGGCCGCCACTCGGGTGGCCCGGTACCGCCCGGAAGTCTATCGGGCGAACGTACTCGATCCGATCGGCCTCGAGATACCGCGTTTCGATTCCGTCAGCATGACGTACCTACTGCATTGCCTGCCGGGGACGATCAAAAGGAAGAGCGCCGTATTCCGGCATCTCAAACCGTTGTTGAATCGTGGGGGAGTCATGTTCGGGGCTACGCTGTTATCCAAGGGCGTGGACAAGAGCTGGGCGGCGAGACGACTGATGGCCTTCTACAACTCGAAGGGGATTTTTACGAACGATGGAGACGACCTCCAAGGATTGAGATCGATCCTGTCAGAGCATCTGAACGCAGTGACTGTTGAAGTTGTGGGATGTGCCGCGTTGTTTTCGGGTCGCGCATGA
- a CDS encoding nucleoside deaminase produces the protein MDFVQQTIALARRNVEAGGRPFSCLIVKEGTILAEGVNLVAQTHDPTAHAEICAIRTATARLQTEHLTGCEFYILAHPCPMCLAAMYYCSPDRVVFITKRDDYAAFYRDDRKYISFETFYEEFAKPWDERRLPMTHQAHPESLSVYQRWKELNQASLGK, from the coding sequence GTGGACTTCGTTCAGCAGACGATAGCATTGGCACGAAGGAACGTGGAGGCAGGAGGCCGACCATTTTCCTGTCTGATCGTTAAAGAGGGCACGATCCTGGCCGAAGGCGTGAATTTAGTGGCGCAAACCCATGACCCCACGGCCCATGCCGAGATTTGCGCGATCCGGACCGCGACGGCCCGGCTCCAGACGGAGCATCTTACGGGCTGCGAGTTCTATATTCTGGCGCATCCCTGCCCTATGTGTCTGGCGGCGATGTACTATTGCAGCCCCGACCGTGTCGTCTTCATCACGAAACGCGACGACTATGCCGCGTTCTACCGGGACGACCGCAAGTACATTTCATTTGAGACTTTCTATGAGGAGTTCGCCAAACCGTGGGATGAGCGCCGCTTGCCCATGACACATCAGGCGCACCCGGAAAGCCTCTCCGTCTACCAGCGCTGGAAAGAGCTGAACCAGGCATCGTTGGGAAAATAG
- a CDS encoding translation initiation factor produces the protein MKNKKPIPTPDEPFPWKSPFAALKDAIPPSPTESAARKPVDRLAPAPTRNRGRVDILRSTAHRGSKTVTVITGFVGISQSEKERLAKAMQKACGAGGTVKEGRIEIQGDHRDAVAHILSDAGFRPVFAGG, from the coding sequence ATGAAAAATAAAAAGCCCATTCCTACACCTGATGAACCGTTTCCATGGAAGAGTCCGTTTGCGGCACTGAAGGATGCAATACCTCCGTCGCCAACCGAGTCAGCTGCCCGCAAGCCGGTTGATAGGCTGGCACCCGCTCCAACACGAAATCGTGGGCGTGTGGATATCCTTCGTTCAACCGCACATCGAGGCAGTAAGACCGTGACCGTGATCACAGGTTTTGTCGGCATCAGCCAGTCCGAAAAGGAGCGCCTGGCGAAAGCAATGCAAAAGGCTTGTGGCGCGGGAGGCACCGTGAAAGAAGGACGGATCGAGATTCAAGGTGATCACCGTGACGCCGTCGCACACATCTTGAGCGACGCGGGCTTCCGTCCCGTCTTCGCCGGAGGCTGA
- a CDS encoding GYD domain-containing protein, which translates to MPTYIIQSQWTDQGIRNVKDAAKRLDLGRKTLKEMGGDIKAFYLTTGSYDMLAIVDVPDDATLAKHLLWLGSQGNLRTQTVKAFTEDEFRGIIGGLT; encoded by the coding sequence ATGCCGACGTACATCATTCAATCACAGTGGACGGATCAGGGTATTCGGAACGTCAAAGACGCGGCAAAACGGCTTGATCTTGGCAGGAAGACGCTCAAGGAAATGGGCGGGGACATCAAAGCATTTTATCTTACGACGGGATCCTACGATATGCTGGCCATTGTCGATGTGCCCGATGATGCGACGCTTGCGAAGCACCTATTGTGGCTTGGCTCGCAAGGGAATCTCCGAACGCAGACGGTGAAGGCCTTTACCGAGGACGAATTCCGTGGAATCATCGGTGGGCTGACGTAA
- a CDS encoding lipocalin family protein, with the protein MRTLQSLGIGCIFLAVAACGGIEHREPLTTVATVDLSRYAGTWHEIARLPMWFQRHCVDSKAIYTSRPDGTVGVHNECTTDSGGLDQADGVATVVDHNTNARLAVVFDNFFSRLFGSSRQGNYWILDLDPDYRVAMVGTPDRRYLWILSRTPDLDEPAYEHLVAKAQGLGFPVGDLIRTRRPLHNP; encoded by the coding sequence ATGAGGACTCTCCAATCGCTCGGGATCGGCTGCATCTTTCTCGCGGTTGCTGCTTGCGGCGGCATCGAGCACCGGGAACCCCTCACGACGGTGGCGACGGTCGATCTATCCCGATATGCCGGTACCTGGCATGAAATTGCGCGGCTGCCCATGTGGTTTCAGCGGCACTGCGTGGATTCAAAAGCGATCTACACGAGTCGTCCCGACGGCACGGTCGGCGTGCACAACGAATGTACGACTGATTCCGGCGGACTTGATCAAGCGGACGGTGTGGCGACCGTAGTCGATCACAATACGAATGCCCGTCTCGCCGTGGTCTTCGACAATTTCTTCTCGCGGCTCTTCGGTTCCTCACGTCAAGGCAACTACTGGATTCTCGATCTTGATCCCGACTATCGCGTTGCGATGGTGGGCACGCCTGATCGCCGATATCTCTGGATCTTGTCTCGTACACCTGACCTTGACGAACCCGCTTACGAGCACCTCGTCGCAAAGGCTCAAGGGCTTGGGTTTCCCGTCGGGGACCTCATCCGGACGAGACGTCCCCTCCATAACCCGTAA